In the Opitutia bacterium genome, one interval contains:
- a CDS encoding rhamnogalacturonan acetylesterase — protein sequence MKLAAFVLLAMSSIVLASAQTLPPAGLSDAPPENPGKLDPALPTIFVAGDSTAARAKAPQQGWAVEFAKYLDLSKVNLSNRALGGRSSRTFITQGWWAKLLADVKPGDWVLIQFGHNDSSPVNEDPSMPREKMRSRGSLPGLGSETQDIVNVLTQQPETVRTFGSYLREMISDVRAKGATPVLLSRTVRSQWADGKIERGGPHRDWTRELAQAKGVWFVDVSRLVADAFQKLGEERVKAFFPTDHTHTNAAGADAVAQQVVAGLAGLKAKEANFARWLSPAGAAIKPDPIGWLNLPEPRDAKLPTLLLIGDSTVRNGRGDGAGGQWGWGEPLAEHFDSGKINVVNRAIGGLSSRTFLTQGHWERALTLLKRGDVVLMQFGHNDNGPLNDTTRARGTIKGIGEETETIDNQLTHERETVGTYGSYLRRYIRDAKAVGATPIVCTLVPRKTWKDGKIVRSNDSYAKWARDVAQQENVRCIDLNELVAVRYDELREIGANALFADEHTHTSRAGAELNATIVAGEIARWADADAALRKYHPERD from the coding sequence ATGAAACTCGCCGCATTCGTTCTTCTCGCCATGAGTTCAATCGTCCTCGCGTCGGCGCAGACGCTTCCTCCGGCCGGCCTGTCGGACGCCCCGCCGGAAAATCCCGGCAAGCTCGATCCGGCTCTGCCGACGATCTTCGTCGCCGGCGATTCCACCGCCGCGCGCGCCAAGGCACCGCAACAGGGATGGGCCGTGGAGTTCGCGAAATACCTCGACCTTTCGAAGGTGAACCTGTCGAACCGTGCGCTCGGCGGCCGCAGTTCGCGGACGTTCATCACGCAAGGGTGGTGGGCCAAGCTCCTCGCGGATGTGAAGCCCGGCGACTGGGTGCTCATCCAATTCGGGCACAACGACAGCAGCCCGGTGAACGAGGACCCGTCGATGCCCCGCGAAAAAATGCGCTCGCGCGGCTCGTTGCCCGGCCTCGGTTCGGAGACGCAGGACATCGTGAACGTTCTCACCCAGCAGCCCGAGACCGTGCGAACCTTCGGCAGCTACCTGCGCGAAATGATTAGCGACGTCCGCGCCAAGGGCGCCACGCCGGTTCTCCTTTCGCGCACCGTGCGCAGTCAGTGGGCGGACGGAAAAATCGAGCGCGGTGGCCCGCATCGCGACTGGACGCGCGAGCTCGCGCAGGCGAAAGGCGTGTGGTTTGTGGACGTCAGCCGGCTTGTCGCCGACGCGTTTCAGAAGCTCGGCGAAGAACGTGTGAAGGCGTTTTTCCCGACGGATCACACGCACACCAACGCCGCTGGCGCCGATGCCGTGGCCCAGCAGGTCGTGGCTGGCCTCGCCGGATTGAAGGCGAAGGAAGCGAACTTCGCTCGCTGGCTTTCGCCCGCAGGCGCCGCGATCAAGCCCGACCCGATCGGTTGGCTGAATCTTCCCGAGCCGCGCGATGCGAAACTCCCGACGCTGCTCCTCATCGGCGATTCGACCGTCCGCAACGGACGCGGCGACGGTGCCGGCGGGCAATGGGGCTGGGGCGAGCCGCTCGCGGAGCATTTCGATTCCGGCAAGATCAACGTCGTCAACCGCGCCATCGGCGGACTCAGCAGCCGCACGTTCCTGACGCAGGGGCATTGGGAGCGCGCGCTGACATTGCTGAAGCGCGGCGACGTCGTGCTGATGCAGTTTGGCCATAACGACAACGGCCCGCTTAACGACACGACGCGCGCTCGCGGCACGATCAAGGGAATCGGCGAGGAGACGGAGACGATCGACAACCAGCTCACGCATGAGCGCGAGACCGTCGGCACCTACGGTTCCTACCTGCGACGCTACATCCGCGACGCGAAGGCCGTCGGCGCGACACCGATCGTCTGCACGCTCGTTCCGCGCAAGACGTGGAAAGACGGAAAGATTGTCCGCAGTAACGACAGCTACGCGAAGTGGGCGCGCGACGTCGCGCAGCAGGAGAACGTCCGCTGCATTGATCTCAACGAGCTCGTCGCCGTCCGTTACGACGAGCTGCGCGAAATTGGCGCCAACGCGTTATTCGCCGACGAGCACACGCACACCAGCCGCGCCGGCGCCGAGTTGAACGCCACTATTGTCGCCGGAGAAATTGCGCGCTGGGCCGACGCTGATGCGGCCCTAAGGAAATACCATCCCGAGCGAGACTGA
- a CDS encoding tetratricopeptide repeat protein, protein MKKPDAPVLRPEWHSRPALVFTLLLAATALAWANSWSAPFVFDDIPSIVENRSIRELASLSWLNPPHTAGETVSGRPLLNFTFALNHAVSGPDVWSYHVLNWLIHAFAALTLWAVLRRLPPVTSGVALATALLWTLHPLQTAAVTYVVQRAESLAALFTLLTVYGFLRSVRGDARAKRWQVAAAIACLAGVATKETAAVAPLLVLLLDRSFFAGSFRAARRLRARFYASLAASWLVLAVLVWANRGRGGSVGSGAGVDVITYGLTQTWAVVHYLRLALWPVGQAFDYGMFTIADAATLATTSAIVLTLLAVSAWSFARRSAAGVAGLCFFLLLAPTSSVIPIATQTVAEHRMYLALAAPLLLLSAGVARVFARWRVPAGVAVSGTAALATVLGLATHARNETYRTARSLWSDTTAVCPTNPRAHYNLGLALLVDGMRPAAEKEFLAAVALQPAHAYAQFQLGLMAMSTGALADAQTRFAAAVSADPSYVDARVNLAQVLERQGRVEDAVAQLRAALAPQPANDIRVSLAGLLIQLGRAAEAAPLIEQALVEPPDLPETHFYYARIRERSGDAATAERELRVALRTRPAYAAASVALGNLIARQGRFAEAIDAFRAALAAEPGHYQARNNLANCYLALRRFPEAIAEYELILKSRPTDAAVRANLGIARSMLASP, encoded by the coding sequence ATGAAGAAACCCGACGCCCCGGTCCTGCGCCCCGAATGGCACTCGCGCCCTGCGCTCGTCTTCACGCTGCTCCTCGCCGCGACCGCGCTCGCCTGGGCCAACTCTTGGAGCGCTCCCTTCGTCTTCGACGACATCCCGTCCATCGTCGAAAACCGCAGCATCCGCGAACTCGCCTCGCTCTCGTGGCTCAACCCGCCGCACACCGCCGGCGAAACCGTGAGCGGGCGCCCGTTGCTCAACTTCACCTTCGCGCTCAACCACGCCGTCAGCGGGCCGGATGTCTGGAGCTACCACGTCCTCAACTGGCTGATTCACGCCTTCGCGGCGCTCACGCTCTGGGCCGTGCTCCGTCGCCTGCCGCCGGTCACGAGCGGCGTCGCGCTCGCGACTGCGCTGCTGTGGACGCTTCATCCGCTGCAAACCGCCGCGGTCACCTACGTCGTGCAACGCGCCGAGTCGCTCGCCGCGCTGTTCACACTGCTGACGGTCTACGGCTTTCTGCGCTCCGTGCGCGGCGATGCGCGCGCGAAGCGATGGCAGGTCGCGGCCGCCATCGCGTGCTTGGCCGGCGTCGCGACCAAGGAAACCGCCGCCGTCGCACCGCTGCTCGTGCTGTTGCTCGACCGCAGTTTCTTTGCCGGCAGTTTCCGCGCCGCGAGGCGGCTCCGGGCGCGATTCTACGCGAGCCTCGCCGCCTCGTGGCTCGTGCTCGCCGTTCTCGTGTGGGCCAATCGTGGTCGCGGCGGATCGGTCGGCAGCGGCGCGGGCGTCGACGTCATCACGTATGGGCTCACGCAAACGTGGGCCGTGGTGCATTACCTTCGTCTTGCGCTTTGGCCCGTGGGACAGGCGTTCGACTACGGAATGTTCACGATCGCCGATGCGGCGACGCTCGCCACGACAAGCGCGATTGTGCTGACGCTGCTCGCAGTGAGCGCGTGGAGCTTTGCCCGCCGCTCCGCCGCCGGGGTGGCCGGCCTCTGCTTCTTCCTGCTGCTCGCACCGACTTCCAGCGTCATCCCGATCGCGACGCAGACCGTGGCCGAGCATCGCATGTATCTCGCGCTCGCCGCGCCGCTGCTGCTGCTCTCCGCTGGCGTCGCCCGTGTGTTCGCGCGGTGGCGGGTGCCCGCCGGAGTCGCGGTCTCCGGCACCGCCGCGCTCGCGACCGTGCTCGGCCTCGCCACGCACGCGCGCAACGAAACCTACCGCACCGCGCGCTCGCTCTGGTCCGACACGACGGCGGTTTGCCCGACGAATCCGCGCGCCCACTACAATCTCGGTTTGGCGCTGCTGGTCGACGGCATGCGTCCCGCGGCCGAGAAGGAATTCCTCGCGGCTGTCGCGTTGCAGCCGGCGCACGCCTACGCGCAGTTTCAGCTCGGCCTGATGGCGATGTCGACCGGCGCGCTCGCCGATGCGCAGACGCGTTTTGCGGCCGCCGTGTCGGCCGATCCCAGTTACGTCGACGCGCGCGTGAACCTGGCGCAGGTGCTCGAGCGGCAGGGCAGGGTGGAGGACGCGGTGGCGCAACTGCGCGCCGCTCTCGCCCCGCAGCCCGCGAACGACATTCGCGTCAGCCTCGCGGGTCTGTTGATCCAGCTCGGTCGTGCGGCCGAGGCCGCTCCGCTCATCGAGCAGGCGCTCGTCGAGCCGCCCGACTTGCCTGAAACACATTTCTACTATGCGCGCATTCGCGAGCGCTCCGGCGACGCCGCGACCGCCGAACGGGAGTTGCGCGTCGCGCTGCGCACCCGGCCGGCCTACGCGGCGGCATCGGTCGCGCTCGGCAATCTCATCGCGCGGCAAGGCCGCTTTGCCGAAGCCATCGACGCGTTTCGCGCCGCGCTCGCGGCGGAGCCCGGGCACTATCAGGCGCGCAACAACCTCGCCAATTGCTACCTCGCGCTGCGCCGTTTTCCCGAGGCGATCGCCGAATACGAACTCATCCTGAAATCCCGGCCGACCGACGCAGCTGTGCGCGCCAATCTCGGCATCGCCCGCTCGATGCTCGCGTCGCCTTGA
- a CDS encoding glycoside hydrolase family 43 protein → MISRRFALVCCFAFSALVAARGEESDVLLFAYFTQNGADGLHLAWSNDGFRWEKLADGASVLRPTIGAKEKLMRDPSVARGPDGTFHVVWASGWWERGIGYASTKDFIHWSTPREIPVMARESAARNCWAPEIVWDPDAAEFLILWATTIPGCFSAGAESSEDGLNHRIYYTATKDFATFTPARVLFDFGFSAIDATLLKSGRDWHLFFKDETRYPHPAKNLLHATGPSARGPFTRVSKPFSPAKLWTEGPSVVRVGGEYLLYFEAYIEKHYGVLRSHDLEHWEDATRQLRLPDEGTPQRPRHGTVIAVPREIVRALQPLKLAP, encoded by the coding sequence ATGATATCGCGCCGTTTCGCCTTGGTTTGCTGTTTCGCGTTTTCCGCGCTCGTCGCGGCGCGCGGCGAGGAGTCCGACGTGCTGCTCTTTGCCTACTTCACGCAGAACGGAGCCGACGGCTTGCACCTCGCCTGGAGCAACGACGGATTCCGGTGGGAGAAACTCGCGGACGGAGCCAGCGTGCTGCGGCCCACGATCGGCGCGAAGGAGAAGCTCATGCGCGATCCCTCGGTCGCCCGCGGCCCGGATGGCACGTTTCACGTCGTGTGGGCTTCCGGCTGGTGGGAACGCGGCATCGGCTACGCATCCACGAAGGACTTCATCCACTGGAGCACGCCGCGGGAAATTCCCGTGATGGCGCGGGAATCCGCCGCCCGAAATTGCTGGGCTCCTGAGATCGTCTGGGACCCGGACGCCGCCGAGTTTCTGATCCTGTGGGCGACGACGATTCCGGGATGCTTCTCGGCGGGAGCCGAGAGTTCCGAGGACGGCCTCAACCACCGCATCTACTACACCGCGACGAAGGACTTCGCGACCTTCACGCCGGCGCGCGTCCTGTTCGATTTTGGTTTCAGTGCAATCGACGCGACGCTGCTGAAGTCCGGGCGCGACTGGCATCTGTTTTTCAAGGACGAGACGCGCTACCCGCACCCGGCGAAAAATCTCTTGCACGCGACCGGCCCGAGCGCGCGCGGGCCCTTCACGCGCGTTTCGAAACCGTTCTCGCCGGCGAAGCTCTGGACCGAAGGGCCGTCGGTGGTGCGCGTCGGCGGCGAGTATCTGCTCTATTTCGAAGCCTACATCGAAAAACACTACGGCGTCCTGCGCTCGCATGATCTCGAGCATTGGGAGGACGCGACTCGCCAGCTGCGCCTGCCCGATGAAGGCACCCCGCAACGTCCGCGTCATGGCACGGTGATCGCGGTGCCGCGCGAGATCGTCAGGGCGCTGCAACCGTTGAAACTGGCGCCGTAA
- a CDS encoding DUF4982 domain-containing protein: MKLARCLLLAATLSTGAFTAAAESPRERLPFNDGWKFTRGDQPDIGASLDYERVRPWVLPTGDELLNYLPTPRVRGDGAPGGRPISYTRPEFDDHAWRTVTLPHDWAIEGPFQQELSGDTGKLPYAGVGWYRKKFNLPASDAGRRIHFDLDGAMSYALVWCNGEFVGGWPYGYTSWRVDLTRFVKPGAENTLAVRLDNPRESSRWYPGAGIYRNVWLTKTGNVSVARWGVVVTTPEVRAQSALVHVAVTLDNFTAEPAEVQASVRIFAADAEGRAVGEPVAESAVQAARIPAGRQANVAHSLTVAGPKLWSLHERNRYVAEIRVSRDGKAIDVVRTTFGIRSIAVSPEKGFLLNGEPVVLRGVCNHHDLGALGTAINVRALERQLEILQAMGCNAIRTSHNPPAPELLELCDRMGFVVMVEAFDAWRLGKKRDDYSRVFDDWHEKDLRAMVRRDRNHPCVVQWSIGNEVREIFEADGWKLAAHLAAIVREEDRTRPVVMGLHNVNAPYMGFQDVLDVVGYNYKPDDYAKVRARYPNVVLMGSETASTVSSRGEYFFPVSDDKAEGRSDFQVSSYDLSAPRWAFPPDVEWKGLDENPGVLGEFVWTGFDYLGEPTPFNADATSLLNFADPAARERAAKELAELGKIHVPSRSSYFGIVDLAGFPKDRYYLYQSRWRPDLRMAHILPHWNWPERVGQVTPVHVYSSGDEAELFLNGQSLGRKKRGAFEYRFRWDDVKYQPGELKVVTYKNGQPWADAVVRTTGPAAAVRLKADRTSLRADGQDLVFVTAEIIDARGDIVPRAKPLLRFSVEGPADLVATDNGDATSHVSFQSPERAAFNGLALIVVRPRSGTGGAIKIVATSEGLASGQIEVVAQ, encoded by the coding sequence ATGAAACTTGCCCGCTGTCTCCTCCTTGCCGCCACGCTGTCGACGGGAGCGTTCACCGCCGCCGCCGAGTCGCCTCGCGAGCGTCTGCCGTTCAACGACGGATGGAAATTCACGCGCGGCGATCAACCCGACATCGGAGCGTCGCTCGACTACGAGCGCGTGCGCCCGTGGGTGCTGCCGACGGGCGACGAGTTGCTCAACTACCTGCCGACACCGCGCGTGCGCGGCGACGGCGCGCCGGGCGGCCGCCCCATTTCATACACGCGGCCGGAGTTCGACGACCACGCGTGGCGCACCGTGACGTTGCCGCACGACTGGGCAATCGAGGGACCATTCCAACAGGAGCTTTCGGGCGACACCGGAAAACTCCCCTACGCGGGCGTCGGCTGGTATCGGAAGAAATTCAACCTGCCAGCGAGCGACGCGGGCCGGCGCATCCACTTCGACCTCGATGGCGCGATGTCCTACGCGCTCGTGTGGTGCAACGGGGAGTTCGTCGGCGGCTGGCCCTACGGTTACACGTCGTGGCGCGTCGACCTCACGCGCTTCGTCAAACCCGGCGCCGAGAACACGCTCGCTGTGCGCCTCGACAACCCGCGCGAGTCGTCGCGCTGGTATCCGGGCGCGGGGATCTACCGCAATGTCTGGCTGACGAAGACCGGCAACGTGTCCGTGGCGCGTTGGGGCGTCGTCGTGACTACGCCGGAAGTGCGCGCGCAATCGGCGTTGGTGCATGTCGCGGTTACGCTGGACAATTTCACCGCGGAGCCGGCCGAGGTGCAGGCCAGCGTGCGGATCTTCGCGGCGGACGCCGAGGGGCGTGCCGTGGGCGAACCGGTGGCCGAGAGCGCTGTGCAGGCGGCGCGCATTCCCGCCGGGCGGCAGGCCAACGTCGCTCATTCGCTCACGGTGGCCGGGCCGAAACTCTGGAGTCTCCACGAGCGCAACCGTTACGTCGCCGAGATCCGCGTGTCGCGCGACGGCAAAGCGATCGACGTGGTGCGCACGACGTTTGGCATTCGCTCGATCGCCGTTTCGCCGGAGAAGGGCTTTCTCCTGAACGGCGAGCCCGTGGTCCTCCGCGGCGTCTGCAACCACCACGACCTCGGAGCGCTCGGCACCGCGATCAACGTGCGCGCCTTGGAGCGGCAGCTCGAGATTCTTCAAGCGATGGGGTGCAACGCGATCCGCACGAGCCACAACCCGCCGGCGCCCGAGTTGCTCGAGTTGTGCGACCGGATGGGTTTCGTCGTGATGGTCGAGGCGTTCGATGCCTGGCGCCTCGGCAAGAAGCGCGACGACTACAGTCGCGTCTTCGACGACTGGCACGAGAAGGACCTGCGCGCCATGGTGCGTCGCGACCGCAACCACCCGTGCGTCGTGCAATGGAGCATCGGCAACGAGGTGCGGGAAATCTTCGAGGCCGACGGTTGGAAGCTGGCCGCGCATCTCGCCGCGATCGTGCGCGAGGAAGACCGCACGCGCCCCGTCGTGATGGGCCTGCACAACGTGAACGCGCCCTACATGGGCTTTCAGGACGTGCTCGACGTGGTCGGCTACAACTACAAGCCGGACGATTACGCGAAGGTCCGGGCCCGCTACCCGAACGTCGTGCTCATGGGCTCCGAGACCGCGTCGACTGTCAGCTCGCGAGGCGAGTATTTCTTCCCGGTGTCGGACGACAAGGCCGAGGGGCGCTCGGACTTCCAAGTGAGCAGCTACGACCTCTCCGCGCCGCGCTGGGCGTTCCCGCCCGATGTCGAGTGGAAGGGTCTCGACGAGAATCCGGGCGTGTTGGGCGAGTTCGTGTGGACTGGCTTCGACTATCTCGGAGAGCCGACGCCGTTCAACGCCGACGCCACGAGCCTGCTCAACTTCGCCGATCCGGCCGCGCGCGAGCGCGCCGCGAAGGAGTTGGCAGAACTCGGCAAAATCCACGTGCCGTCGCGCAGCAGCTACTTCGGCATCGTGGACCTCGCGGGTTTTCCGAAGGACCGCTACTATCTCTATCAATCTCGCTGGCGGCCCGACCTTCGCATGGCGCACATCCTGCCGCACTGGAACTGGCCGGAGCGCGTGGGGCAGGTGACGCCGGTGCACGTCTACAGTTCCGGCGACGAAGCCGAACTCTTTCTCAACGGTCAGTCGCTCGGACGGAAGAAGCGCGGCGCGTTCGAATACCGGTTCCGCTGGGACGACGTGAAGTATCAGCCCGGCGAGTTGAAAGTCGTCACCTACAAGAACGGACAGCCCTGGGCCGATGCCGTGGTGCGCACGACCGGACCGGCCGCAGCCGTGCGCCTGAAGGCGGATCGCACGTCGCTCCGCGCCGATGGTCAGGACTTGGTTTTCGTGACCGCCGAAATTATCGACGCGCGCGGCGACATCGTGCCGCGTGCGAAACCGCTTTTGAGATTCTCCGTCGAAGGACCGGCCGATCTGGTCGCGACCGACAACGGCGACGCGACCAGCCACGTCTCGTTTCAAAGCCCCGAGCGCGCGGCCTTCAACGGACTTGCGCTCATTGTTGTCCGGCCTCGCTCCGGCACCGGCGGTGCCATCAAGATCGTCGCCACTTCCGAAGGTCTCGCCAGCGGACAAATCGAAGTCGTCGCCCAATGA